Proteins co-encoded in one Opitutus terrae PB90-1 genomic window:
- a CDS encoding DEAD/DEAH box helicase has protein sequence MLFTRVTSPAFTESRLYAALHPDLAAWFRRRFAHFSPAQLHAVPEVLAGNSLLLTSPTGSGKTLAAFLSVFDWLARARDRGELPNGIVAVYVSPLRALAYDLRKNLAEPVRELGWDWLRVGARTGDTSPAERAAQRRKPPHIFVTTPESLTLMLSQPGWIAAFTSTRFLIADELHALAENKRGAMLAVAAERLEEFPIAERRSPNVPAPPPHVPGDPTASSQSAIENQKSKIIRIGLSATVAPLETVAAFLVGPGRPCRIAEVTQTKPAKIEVFSPLREHAYPPAGYTATRVLAELSVLLEKHKTTLVFTNTRSGAESIGLRLKQLRPELSDLIEVHHASLDRGVRLEIEDRLKRGELRAVVCSTSLEMGIDIGSIDVVVMVSAPKGVSRALQRIGRSGHSMGRISHGILVASNINDLAECAVTARMMARRELEPVKIHENPLDVLAQTLVGLAIFGSETPDEAFALVRRSYPFRDLPRATFERVLRYLRGGGVSLERNYENVFGKVRVDASGQLVLTSPRVARSFYQNIGTINTESMVQIRLGRRNLGQVEESFMRGLRPGDVFVLNGRCVRLVKTHLLSAQVVRADHALPTVPRWYANKMPLASGLAAEVVRLRTEVAKRLGGSAGVPPASGQPAGETPALSWLRSEYGLSAANARALIDHFSLQAQISAIPTAGVFLIERYREGDLLHYFFHALIGRSANDALSRIVAQRVQSLKGGNALVTIDDYGFLLSLRSFQAMEEPELRTLLVRDGAEDALRLALADASLVKWQFRGVAQTGLMVPRRVHGVERGTRMLQWSAEIIFEVLREHEPDHPLLLEAYAEATLRFLDLPRALGFLEQVDRLRWDIRDLPRVSPFSFGIYVSKIKETMTLEDPETTIERLYHAMYGANAPTAASSPT, from the coding sequence ATGTTGTTCACCCGCGTCACTTCACCGGCGTTCACCGAATCGCGACTCTATGCCGCGCTCCACCCCGACCTCGCCGCTTGGTTCCGCCGCCGCTTCGCCCACTTTTCTCCCGCCCAGCTCCACGCCGTGCCTGAGGTCCTCGCCGGGAACTCGCTCCTGCTCACCTCTCCGACCGGCAGCGGCAAAACCCTCGCCGCGTTTCTGTCCGTGTTCGACTGGCTCGCGCGGGCGCGTGATCGCGGCGAACTGCCGAACGGGATCGTCGCCGTCTACGTGTCACCATTGCGCGCCCTGGCCTATGATCTCCGCAAAAACCTCGCGGAGCCCGTGCGCGAGCTCGGCTGGGACTGGCTGCGCGTCGGCGCCCGCACCGGAGACACCTCGCCCGCAGAACGCGCAGCGCAGCGGCGCAAGCCGCCGCACATTTTCGTCACCACGCCCGAGAGTCTCACGCTGATGCTCAGCCAACCGGGCTGGATCGCCGCGTTCACCTCCACGCGTTTCCTCATCGCCGACGAGCTTCACGCGCTCGCCGAAAACAAACGCGGCGCGATGCTCGCCGTCGCCGCCGAGCGGCTGGAGGAATTTCCGATTGCCGAACGTCGATCGCCGAACGTCCCAGCGCCTCCACCCCATGTTCCGGGAGATCCGACCGCTAGTTCACAATCGGCCATCGAAAATCAGAAATCGAAAATCATCAGAATCGGTCTTTCGGCGACGGTCGCCCCGCTCGAAACCGTCGCAGCGTTCCTCGTCGGTCCCGGCCGTCCGTGCCGGATCGCCGAGGTGACGCAGACCAAGCCGGCGAAGATCGAGGTTTTCTCGCCGCTGCGCGAGCACGCCTATCCGCCCGCCGGCTACACGGCCACCCGTGTGCTCGCCGAACTCAGCGTGCTCCTCGAAAAGCACAAGACCACCCTCGTGTTCACCAACACGCGCAGCGGCGCGGAATCGATCGGGCTTCGGTTGAAGCAGCTGCGGCCCGAACTCAGTGACTTGATCGAGGTGCATCACGCCTCGCTCGATCGTGGCGTGCGGCTGGAGATCGAGGATCGGCTGAAACGCGGCGAGCTGCGCGCGGTGGTGTGCTCGACCTCGCTCGAGATGGGCATTGATATCGGCTCGATCGACGTGGTGGTGATGGTGTCGGCGCCGAAAGGCGTGTCGCGCGCCCTGCAGCGCATCGGGCGCTCGGGCCACTCGATGGGCCGGATCAGCCACGGGATTCTCGTCGCCAGCAATATCAACGACCTCGCCGAATGCGCCGTCACCGCGCGGATGATGGCGCGGCGCGAGCTCGAGCCGGTGAAGATTCACGAGAACCCGCTCGACGTGCTGGCGCAGACGCTGGTCGGGCTGGCGATTTTCGGCAGTGAGACGCCGGACGAAGCGTTCGCGCTCGTGCGCCGCAGTTATCCGTTCCGCGACCTGCCCCGCGCCACGTTCGAACGGGTGCTCCGCTATCTGCGCGGCGGCGGCGTTTCGCTCGAGCGCAACTACGAAAACGTCTTCGGCAAGGTGCGCGTTGATGCCAGCGGCCAGCTCGTCCTCACCTCGCCGCGCGTCGCGCGCAGCTTTTATCAGAACATCGGCACGATCAACACCGAGAGCATGGTGCAGATTCGGCTCGGCCGCCGAAACCTCGGGCAGGTCGAGGAATCGTTCATGCGGGGCCTGCGCCCGGGCGACGTCTTCGTGCTTAACGGACGCTGCGTGCGGCTGGTGAAAACCCATTTGCTCAGTGCGCAAGTCGTGCGCGCCGACCACGCGCTGCCGACGGTTCCGCGCTGGTATGCGAACAAGATGCCACTCGCCTCCGGGCTTGCCGCCGAGGTCGTGCGGCTGCGGACGGAAGTGGCGAAACGGCTTGGTGGGAGCGCGGGCGTCCCGCCCGCCTCCGGCCAACCCGCGGGCGAGACGCCCGCGCTCTCATGGCTTCGCTCCGAATACGGCCTCTCCGCCGCGAACGCCCGTGCGCTGATCGATCATTTCTCGTTGCAGGCACAGATCTCCGCGATTCCGACGGCGGGCGTGTTCCTGATCGAGCGCTACCGCGAGGGCGACCTGCTCCACTACTTTTTCCACGCGCTCATCGGCCGGTCCGCGAACGACGCACTGTCGCGCATCGTGGCGCAACGCGTGCAGTCGCTCAAAGGTGGCAACGCGCTCGTGACCATCGACGATTACGGGTTCCTGCTCAGCCTGCGTTCGTTCCAGGCGATGGAGGAACCGGAACTGCGTACACTGCTGGTACGCGACGGCGCCGAGGACGCGCTGCGGCTCGCGCTCGCCGATGCCTCGCTCGTGAAATGGCAATTCCGCGGCGTGGCGCAGACCGGACTCATGGTGCCGCGGCGGGTGCACGGCGTCGAACGCGGCACGCGCATGCTCCAGTGGAGCGCCGAAATCATCTTCGAAGTGCTGCGCGAGCATGAGCCGGATCACCCGCTGCTGCTCGAAGCCTACGCCGAGGCGACATTGCGTTTTCTCGATCTGCCCCGCGCGCTTGGCTTTCTCGAGCAAGTCGACCGCCTGCGCTGGGACATTCGCGATCTACCCCGGGTGAGCCCGTTTTCCTTCGGGATCTACGTCAGCAAGATCAAAGAAACGATGACCCTTGAAGATCCCGAGACGACGATTGAGCGTCTCTACCATGCAATGTACGGCGCCAACGCACCCACCGCGGCTTCAAGTCCGACCTGA
- a CDS encoding ATP-dependent DNA ligase, with the protein MPWDVKFSHGLYLPQLGWWLDAHFPQKRSFVSHAHSDHTATHDEILCSAGTAALMRARLDAKRIEHVLPFGQTEQLTADCGVTLHPAGHIFGSAQCLLEHGEHGSLLYTGDFKLRRGRSAEPCATPHAELVIMETTFGRPHYVFPPTAQVLNDIATFCHETIADDGVPVLFGYSLGKSQELLCSLEESQLPVMLHPQTHKLTRVYEQFGIAFPPYREFDLATVRGHVVICPPQSRESAFVRRIPGHRTAMITGWAMDPGAIYRYQCDAAFPLSDHADYQDLLRFVEAVNPQRVLTLHGFATEFAQTLRERGLEAWAIGEDNQLELGIRSSPPQVRAGDATPSSRSSGDAGVAAPACATPLHAPDSFARFVAAADAVKATPKKLEKIAVLRDYLAALTPPDMGTAATFLTGRAFPQRDPRNLTLGWSVIKRAVLEVAGVTEADYRDAYHRFADTGDAAGAVLAQRSLRPGDATPSSRPEILGVAGVADPGPAASRPAATSAPTTCSLADMALFFERAAAARGPAAKLDLLRERLALITPDEARYLIKIITGDLRIGLKEGLVEEALAAAAGQPLEAVREAAMLCGDIAAVARAARTDTLAEIQLTVFNPLQFMLASPEPTAEAIVDRFAAQRTAEAAAIVAGVGDPGPGSSSPATADAAPALARIWLEEKYDGIRCQLHKSGGRVELYSRDLNVITEQFPDLARAALALPHDFIGDGELLAWRDGRALPFAELQKRLGRKGGDDFFLGAEIPVSISFYDLLWLDGRSLLKEPLRERRALLERLLHGDATPSSRPDGDEGVAAPALQPATLNPQLSTKFSLAPVTFAHTASDIEAAFLAARQRGNEGLMAKDPASGYTPGRRGLAWLKLKKAYATLDVVVVGVEYGHGKRRDVLSDYTFAIRDEEHDNQLLTVGKAYSGLTDVEIAQLTQHFLEHTLEVHGRYRVVVPDTVIEVAFDTIQPSSRHQSGFALRFPRIARIRTDKTPAEIDTLATCRKLAAAAGSGGIAAVGARPPPAASD; encoded by the coding sequence ATGCCTTGGGACGTCAAGTTCAGTCATGGTCTTTACCTGCCTCAGCTCGGCTGGTGGCTCGACGCGCATTTCCCCCAAAAACGCTCGTTTGTCTCGCACGCGCATTCCGATCACACCGCGACGCACGACGAGATCCTCTGCTCCGCCGGTACCGCGGCGTTGATGCGTGCACGGCTGGATGCGAAACGCATCGAGCACGTGCTGCCGTTCGGCCAGACCGAGCAACTCACGGCCGACTGCGGCGTCACGTTGCACCCCGCCGGCCACATTTTCGGATCCGCCCAGTGCCTGCTCGAGCATGGCGAACACGGCTCGCTGCTCTACACCGGAGACTTCAAACTGCGCCGCGGCCGCTCCGCGGAACCTTGCGCCACGCCGCACGCCGAGCTCGTGATCATGGAGACGACGTTCGGCCGACCGCACTACGTCTTTCCTCCGACCGCGCAGGTGCTGAACGACATCGCCACGTTCTGCCACGAAACGATCGCCGACGACGGCGTGCCGGTGCTGTTCGGCTACAGCCTCGGGAAAAGCCAGGAACTGCTCTGCAGCCTGGAGGAGTCGCAGCTGCCGGTGATGCTGCATCCACAGACGCACAAACTCACGCGCGTTTACGAGCAGTTCGGCATCGCCTTTCCACCGTATCGCGAATTCGACCTCGCCACGGTGAGGGGTCATGTCGTGATCTGCCCGCCGCAATCCCGCGAGTCCGCGTTCGTGCGGCGAATCCCCGGACACCGCACGGCGATGATCACCGGCTGGGCCATGGATCCGGGCGCGATCTATCGCTACCAATGCGACGCGGCGTTTCCGCTGTCGGATCACGCCGACTATCAGGATCTTCTGCGATTCGTCGAGGCGGTGAATCCGCAACGCGTGCTCACGCTGCACGGTTTCGCCACGGAGTTTGCGCAAACGCTGCGCGAGCGCGGGCTTGAGGCGTGGGCGATCGGCGAGGACAACCAGCTGGAGCTGGGGATTCGTTCGTCGCCGCCGCAGGTTCGAGCTGGAGACGCGACGCCCTCGTCGCGTTCATCCGGCGACGCGGGCGTCGCCGCTCCAGCCTGCGCCACGCCCCTTCACGCACCGGATTCGTTCGCGCGTTTCGTCGCGGCGGCCGACGCCGTCAAGGCCACGCCGAAGAAATTGGAAAAGATCGCCGTGCTCCGCGATTACCTCGCCGCGTTGACGCCGCCGGACATGGGCACCGCGGCGACGTTTCTCACCGGCCGCGCGTTTCCGCAGCGCGATCCGCGCAACCTCACCCTCGGTTGGTCGGTGATCAAACGTGCCGTGCTCGAAGTCGCGGGCGTCACCGAAGCCGACTACCGCGACGCTTATCATCGGTTCGCCGACACCGGCGACGCCGCCGGTGCCGTGCTGGCGCAGCGGAGTCTCCGGCCTGGAGACGCGACGCCCTCGTCGCGTCCGGAAATTCTCGGTGTAGCCGGGGTCGCCGACCCCGGACCGGCCGCATCGAGGCCGGCTGCCACAAGCGCTCCCACCACCTGTTCGCTCGCCGACATGGCGTTGTTTTTCGAACGCGCCGCGGCTGCGCGCGGCCCGGCGGCCAAACTGGACCTGCTCCGCGAGCGACTCGCGCTGATTACGCCGGACGAGGCGCGTTACCTAATCAAGATCATCACGGGCGACCTGCGGATCGGGCTCAAAGAAGGACTCGTCGAAGAAGCGCTCGCCGCGGCGGCTGGTCAGCCGCTCGAGGCCGTGCGCGAGGCGGCCATGCTCTGCGGCGACATCGCCGCCGTGGCTCGAGCGGCCCGGACGGACACGCTCGCGGAAATCCAGCTCACTGTTTTCAATCCGCTGCAGTTCATGCTCGCGAGTCCCGAGCCCACTGCCGAGGCGATCGTCGACCGGTTCGCAGCGCAGCGCACCGCGGAAGCCGCTGCCATTGTAGCCGGGGTCGGTGACCCCGGCCCGGGCTCATCGAGCCCGGCTACAGCTGACGCAGCGCCCGCGCTCGCACGCATCTGGCTCGAGGAGAAATACGACGGGATTCGCTGTCAGCTCCACAAATCGGGCGGACGCGTGGAGCTCTACTCGCGCGATCTGAACGTGATCACCGAGCAGTTTCCCGACTTGGCGCGCGCCGCTCTGGCGCTGCCGCACGATTTTATCGGCGATGGCGAATTGCTCGCGTGGCGCGACGGCCGGGCACTGCCGTTCGCCGAACTGCAGAAACGTCTCGGCCGAAAAGGTGGCGACGATTTCTTCCTCGGTGCGGAGATTCCGGTTTCCATTTCGTTCTACGATCTCCTCTGGCTCGATGGCCGCAGTTTGTTGAAGGAACCGCTGCGCGAACGGCGTGCGTTGCTCGAACGTCTGCTGCATGGAGACGCGACGCCCTCGTCGCGTCCCGACGGCGACGAGGGCGTCGCCGCTCCAGCCCTTCAGCCCGCAACTCTCAACCCTCAACTCTCAACCAAATTTTCCCTCGCGCCCGTCACCTTCGCGCACACCGCATCCGACATCGAGGCGGCTTTCCTCGCGGCGCGCCAGCGCGGCAACGAGGGGCTGATGGCGAAGGATCCCGCCAGCGGCTACACGCCCGGCCGGCGCGGACTCGCCTGGCTGAAGCTGAAAAAAGCCTATGCCACACTCGACGTGGTCGTGGTCGGCGTGGAATACGGCCATGGCAAGCGCCGCGATGTGCTGAGTGACTACACGTTCGCAATCCGCGACGAGGAGCACGACAACCAGCTGCTCACCGTGGGCAAGGCCTACTCCGGCCTCACCGACGTCGAAATCGCGCAGCTCACGCAGCATTTCCTCGAGCACACGCTCGAGGTGCACGGACGCTACCGCGTCGTCGTGCCGGATACCGTGATCGAAGTGGCCTTCGATACGATCCAGCCGAGCAGCCGGCATCAAAGTGGATTCGCGTTGCGCTTTCCGCGGATCGCACGGATCCGCACCGACAAGACGCCCGCGGAAATCGACACGCTCGCGACGTGCCGGAAGCTCGCGGCCGCCGCCGGGAGCGGGGGCATTGCTGCAGTGGGGGCGCGGCCGCCCCCGGCCGCATCGGATTGA
- a CDS encoding zinc ribbon domain-containing protein, translating to MPSRRTPPPECAQCGATIPPHALACPECGADERTGWREASIYDGLELPDEAWEDDARERGHLAHRLGETDPTFAGPHRVNGIAWYWWCVGVGLLLLLGLWLLGLR from the coding sequence GTGCCTTCTCGTCGAACACCTCCGCCCGAATGCGCCCAGTGTGGCGCCACGATTCCGCCGCACGCGCTCGCCTGCCCCGAATGCGGCGCGGATGAGCGTACCGGTTGGCGCGAGGCGTCGATCTACGATGGACTCGAGCTACCGGACGAAGCGTGGGAGGATGACGCCCGGGAGCGCGGGCACCTTGCCCACAGGCTTGGAGAAACAGACCCGACGTTCGCAGGTCCGCATCGGGTAAACGGGATTGCGTGGTATTGGTGGTGCGTCGGCGTCGGTCTGCTGCTGCTGCTCGGACTGTGGCTGCTCGGACTGCGGTGA
- a CDS encoding AI-2E family transporter — MSVEPTAPLLTPPQRRVVGFALTLLAALGSVALLVGAVIVLGRAISFFSSVLWPLAVAGVLALILRPLVEVLEHRLRLRRLTAVVVLYGAVVLALAGLLIAVLPPLIDQAVNFISYLPTLWENTLNYFRQHFPQWLDLIQRQLAKLPGVSGGEGEGSTLRDLSGALIKQLETVLRQAAPSLMAAGGGVLGVFVFLTNLAIIPVYLFFFLLARGEPADELPQHLVFLRPRVRDDVVFLVREFVAIVVAFFRGQLLIGLIMGALLATGFSLIGLRFGLILGLVLGLLNIVPYLGTIVGLAITLPLAFFQPDGGWHLIALVLLVVVIVQLIEGWVLTPKIMGMQTGLHPVAIIVAVFFWGTAFGGVLGMLLAIPLTAFFVTAWRLVRRKYLTRPRATPS; from the coding sequence ATGTCCGTCGAGCCCACCGCGCCCCTGCTCACGCCGCCGCAACGACGCGTCGTGGGCTTTGCGCTCACGCTGCTCGCGGCGCTCGGCTCGGTCGCATTGCTGGTCGGAGCGGTCATCGTGCTCGGGCGCGCGATCAGTTTTTTCTCGAGCGTGCTGTGGCCGCTCGCGGTCGCGGGTGTGTTGGCGCTGATCCTGCGGCCGCTGGTGGAGGTGCTTGAACACCGGCTGCGGCTCCGTCGGCTCACCGCCGTGGTGGTGCTTTACGGCGCGGTGGTGCTGGCGCTGGCCGGCTTGTTGATCGCCGTGCTGCCGCCGCTAATCGACCAGGCGGTCAACTTCATCAGCTATCTGCCGACCCTGTGGGAAAACACCCTCAACTATTTCCGCCAACACTTCCCGCAATGGCTCGATCTCATCCAGCGCCAGCTCGCGAAGCTGCCCGGAGTGAGCGGCGGCGAAGGCGAAGGCAGCACGCTGCGTGATCTCAGCGGCGCGTTGATCAAGCAGCTGGAAACCGTCCTGCGCCAAGCCGCGCCCTCGCTGATGGCGGCTGGCGGCGGCGTCCTCGGCGTGTTCGTGTTCCTGACCAACCTCGCAATCATTCCGGTCTACCTGTTCTTCTTCCTGCTGGCGCGCGGCGAGCCCGCGGACGAGTTGCCGCAGCATCTCGTCTTCCTGCGACCGCGCGTGCGTGACGACGTTGTGTTCCTCGTGCGGGAGTTCGTCGCGATCGTGGTCGCCTTTTTCCGCGGCCAACTGCTCATCGGCCTGATCATGGGCGCACTGCTCGCGACCGGCTTCTCGCTGATCGGACTTCGGTTCGGACTCATCCTCGGGCTCGTGCTCGGGTTGCTCAACATCGTGCCGTATCTCGGCACGATCGTCGGGCTGGCGATCACGCTGCCGCTGGCGTTTTTCCAGCCCGACGGCGGATGGCATCTGATCGCGCTGGTGCTGCTCGTCGTGGTGATCGTGCAGCTGATCGAGGGCTGGGTGCTCACGCCGAAAATCATGGGCATGCAGACCGGACTGCATCCCGTGGCGATCATCGTCGCGGTGTTTTTCTGGGGCACGGCGTTTGGCGGCGTGCTCGGCATGCTGCTGGCGATCCCGCTGACCGCTTTCTTCGTGACCGCATGGCGGCTGGTCCGGCGGAAATATCTGACGCGCCCGCGGGCGACGCCGAGTTGA